One segment of Paenibacillus sp. FSL R7-0337 DNA contains the following:
- a CDS encoding DUF4179 domain-containing protein, translating to MFKRLYSFDSEAPTLDTAIRHGYIQEIDKSVASGNFRITLNAVTADENTIIFLYTANVAEGQEIYSVNSAIIKNLSTGYDLENGGGVGAHAKNNGYDDKRIYYGRGTIYLDRSKPFPEKLEANFQISSMDKGKMKDLTKGVNVADVHYSPRLKISFKLDPKFKQQQTVIVKPQEDFILEGVQVTLEQVELSPLMIRTVFKIKKETEITWQDRQKVFGAIHGNEIQSKTGYGTTKIWSPTGTATDEGYERIFGSNLLDKPESMNMIMKTGTGKNTRDINLRILP from the coding sequence ATGTTCAAGCGGCTCTATTCCTTTGATTCAGAAGCGCCTACGCTGGATACGGCTATCCGGCACGGCTACATTCAGGAGATTGATAAAAGTGTAGCCAGCGGGAATTTCCGGATTACTTTGAATGCTGTAACGGCGGATGAGAACACAATCATCTTTTTGTATACAGCCAATGTCGCGGAAGGCCAGGAGATCTATAGTGTTAACAGTGCGATAATTAAGAATCTGTCAACCGGATATGATCTGGAGAACGGGGGCGGGGTTGGTGCCCATGCTAAAAACAATGGCTATGATGATAAGCGTATCTACTACGGAAGAGGTACCATCTACCTGGACCGGAGCAAGCCGTTCCCGGAGAAACTGGAAGCTAATTTCCAGATCTCCTCTATGGACAAGGGGAAAATGAAAGATCTGACGAAAGGTGTAAATGTAGCCGATGTGCATTATTCCCCGAGACTTAAGATCAGCTTCAAGCTGGACCCGAAATTCAAACAGCAACAGACAGTCATTGTCAAGCCGCAGGAAGACTTCATACTGGAGGGCGTTCAAGTGACGCTGGAGCAGGTTGAGCTCTCCCCGTTGATGATCCGTACTGTATTCAAAATCAAGAAGGAGACTGAGATTACGTGGCAGGACCGTCAAAAGGTATTTGGCGCTATACACGGGAATGAAATTCAGTCGAAAACCGGGTACGGAACGACCAAGATATGGTCACCCACAGGCACTGCAACCGATGAAGGCTATGAACGGATCTTCGGAAGCAATCTGCTCGATAAGCCAGAATCGATGAATATGATTATGAAGACAGGGACCGGCAAGAATACCAGAGACATTAACTTGCGCATTCTGCCGTGA
- a CDS encoding VanZ family protein, producing the protein MFQTYLFPISYAFMAFPVAALFFTLPFLIVQYRRHGYINKIRALMLYLLLLYLLNAFFLVLLPLPDSRHNAAPSGSMIQLVPLQFIQDILHNTPITRSDPSSYLNVLTGADFLLAAFNVLLTVPFGMFLGYYFRTRWVVCIILSFALSLSFEITQITGIYGFFDHPYRIFDVDDMITNTLGGIVGFKISLWISGLLPRIEKLDSQEDLSAKKVTYTRRALAFLLDSILLLAVTILLNLLSLSISWWAVSMVYFLSIPLFTGGRTFGKWVVRIRLRSEDGGLARPWRVWARYGLLYGVLGGMNSLMPDSSFFISIGTALAAVVKIVILLADLAFFIHLVLRLIKRERPLIYEEISRTHNVITWPKRHQAAASETLNKTVNNE; encoded by the coding sequence ATGTTCCAGACTTATCTATTCCCGATTTCCTACGCATTCATGGCCTTTCCGGTTGCGGCGCTATTCTTCACCTTACCGTTCCTGATTGTGCAATACCGCCGGCACGGCTATATCAATAAAATCCGGGCCTTGATGCTGTATCTGCTGCTGCTGTACCTGCTTAATGCGTTCTTCCTGGTCCTTCTGCCCTTGCCTGATTCCAGGCACAATGCAGCCCCCTCCGGGAGTATGATCCAGCTTGTACCGCTACAGTTCATCCAGGATATTCTGCACAATACGCCAATTACGCGCAGCGACCCTTCCAGCTACCTTAATGTGCTGACCGGAGCGGATTTTCTGCTGGCAGCCTTCAATGTTCTACTGACCGTACCCTTCGGTATGTTCCTGGGCTACTACTTCCGCACGCGCTGGGTGGTGTGCATTATCCTGTCCTTTGCGCTGTCGCTGTCGTTCGAGATTACACAGATTACCGGCATTTACGGCTTCTTCGATCATCCTTACCGGATCTTCGATGTCGATGACATGATCACGAATACGCTGGGCGGCATTGTGGGCTTCAAGATATCCCTATGGATCTCCGGCCTGCTGCCGAGGATTGAGAAGCTTGACAGCCAAGAGGACCTTTCCGCCAAAAAAGTGACCTACACCCGCCGCGCCCTTGCTTTCCTGCTGGATTCTATCCTGCTGCTCGCGGTAACCATCCTTCTTAATTTGCTCTCTCTGAGTATTTCGTGGTGGGCAGTTAGTATGGTGTATTTCCTGAGCATTCCTCTGTTCACAGGCGGACGCACCTTCGGCAAATGGGTTGTACGTATCCGGCTAAGGAGTGAAGACGGCGGCCTGGCCAGACCCTGGAGGGTATGGGCACGATATGGATTACTCTATGGCGTCTTAGGCGGAATGAATTCCCTTATGCCTGACTCCTCCTTCTTCATCTCTATCGGCACAGCGCTGGCTGCTGTAGTGAAAATAGTCATCCTATTGGCTGATTTGGCCTTCTTCATCCATCTGGTGCTGCGGTTGATTAAGCGTGAGCGTCCGCTCATCTATGAAGAGATTAGCAGAACCCACAATGTAATCACATGGCCGAAACGGCATCAGGCAGCGGCAAGCGAGACCCTAAATAAGACAGTAAACAATGAATAG
- the fabF gene encoding beta-ketoacyl-ACP synthase II produces the protein MERVVITGMGVISPLGNTVEQFWSRLTAGESGITLIDSFDTTHFKTKIAGSVQAFDPDARFGRKEARRMDRFSQFALAAAEEAWAHSGLRLEELDRERLGVYVGSGVGGIQTLMDQGELLRSRGPERVSPTLIPMLISNMAAAMISIKLGAQGPTLSPVTACSIGNTAIGEAFRLIRYGGADVIIAGGAEAAVTEIALASFGNATALSTRNGDPQGASRPFDRNRDGFVIAEGGAIVILESLSHALRRDAVIYGEVTGYGASSDAYHMVATHPEGIGAYQAMKLALSEAGISPGEVDVISAHATSTMVGDLSETLAIKKLFGEQAYRIPVTANKSMTGHALGAAGGLEAIALLLSLQEGLIPPTINLEQPDESCDLDYVPNVARQADLKIGISNSFGFGGHNAVIVLRKYES, from the coding sequence ATGGAACGTGTCGTAATTACAGGAATGGGTGTCATCTCCCCGCTTGGCAATACTGTGGAGCAGTTTTGGAGCCGCCTTACGGCAGGAGAATCGGGGATTACGCTGATTGATTCTTTTGATACCACCCATTTCAAAACCAAGATTGCCGGCTCGGTGCAGGCCTTCGACCCGGATGCCAGATTCGGCCGCAAGGAAGCCCGGCGGATGGACCGGTTCAGCCAGTTCGCGCTTGCCGCTGCAGAGGAGGCCTGGGCGCACTCCGGTCTCCGGCTGGAGGAGCTGGACAGGGAACGGCTGGGCGTCTATGTAGGCTCCGGCGTAGGTGGTATCCAGACGTTAATGGACCAGGGTGAGCTGCTGCGGTCCCGGGGACCGGAGCGGGTAAGCCCTACCCTGATCCCGATGCTGATCTCCAACATGGCGGCAGCGATGATCAGCATCAAGCTCGGGGCACAGGGGCCGACACTCTCGCCGGTGACCGCCTGTTCCATCGGGAATACGGCTATTGGCGAAGCCTTCCGCCTGATCCGTTACGGCGGGGCCGATGTGATCATCGCCGGAGGTGCGGAAGCGGCGGTGACCGAGATTGCCCTGGCCAGCTTCGGCAATGCGACCGCCTTGTCTACCCGGAACGGGGACCCGCAGGGGGCCAGCCGGCCTTTTGACCGGAACAGGGACGGGTTTGTCATCGCGGAGGGCGGGGCTATTGTCATCCTGGAGTCCCTCTCCCATGCCCTGCGCAGAGATGCCGTCATCTATGGCGAGGTCACCGGATATGGCGCCAGCTCGGATGCTTATCATATGGTAGCTACTCATCCTGAGGGGATAGGAGCCTACCAGGCAATGAAGCTGGCACTCAGCGAGGCTGGCATCAGTCCCGGGGAGGTAGATGTCATTAGCGCACACGCGACCAGCACGATGGTCGGAGACCTTTCGGAGACCCTGGCGATTAAGAAGCTATTCGGCGAGCAGGCCTACCGGATTCCGGTCACGGCGAACAAATCGATGACCGGTCATGCCCTTGGCGCAGCCGGTGGTCTGGAAGCCATTGCCCTGCTGCTTAGCCTGCAGGAAGGGCTGATCCCGCCAACAATTAATCTGGAGCAGCCGGACGAATCCTGCGATCTGGATTATGTCCCTAACGTAGCCCGTCAAGCGGACCTGAAGATAGGGATTTCCAATTCCTTTGGCTT
- a CDS encoding amidase family protein, whose translation MYKNDSTRISSAPDEHDWLIEADITSIQEQMAQGSLTSEMLAGWYLERINRLDGLLRSVLEVNPEALAIAARLDQERRDQGSRGPMHGIPVLVKDNISTADQLHTSAGALALAECIAAEDAELITRLRTAGAVILGKANMTEWANFMSPAMWAGYSSRGGLVLGPYGPGELFIGGSSSGSAAAVAANLVTVAVGTETSGSIISPAAHNSLVGLKPTWGLVSNQGIIPGIGSQDSAGPMARTVKDAALLLNVLAGNADSSSSVILDYSTGLEPDAVRNTRIGIPRFYYKDLDSEALKIMESAILVLRELGAEIIDPVELPCQDAEWKATILQYEFKPGLNRYLGSLPESAPVHSLQELIDFNQQHSEQALKYGQGTLEWLNTSGDDITEQEYLEQLHSSRSLAGSQGIDYALEHYGLDALLFPGDHGCEVAARAGYPLITVPAGYTYSGIVAPGGYLTKGPQGITFCASAHSETMLLGIAYSYEQATKHRRPPVLEPGTSSE comes from the coding sequence ATGTATAAGAACGATTCCACCCGTATCTCATCTGCGCCAGATGAGCATGATTGGTTAATAGAAGCAGACATCACCAGCATTCAGGAGCAAATGGCACAAGGAAGCCTAACCTCCGAGATGCTGGCAGGCTGGTATTTGGAAAGAATCAACCGGTTAGATGGTCTCCTCCGCTCCGTATTGGAGGTGAATCCAGAGGCTCTTGCGATTGCTGCAAGGCTCGATCAGGAACGAAGGGATCAGGGTAGCAGGGGACCGATGCACGGCATTCCAGTCCTGGTCAAAGATAACATCAGTACAGCAGATCAGCTGCACACCAGTGCAGGAGCCTTGGCGCTTGCAGAGTGCATAGCAGCAGAAGATGCTGAGCTTATCACTCGGCTAAGGACAGCCGGGGCAGTGATACTGGGCAAAGCCAATATGACCGAATGGGCCAACTTCATGTCGCCGGCAATGTGGGCCGGATACAGCTCGCGCGGTGGTCTTGTACTGGGCCCTTACGGCCCGGGGGAGCTGTTCATTGGCGGATCAAGTTCGGGAAGTGCGGCGGCAGTTGCCGCTAACCTTGTCACCGTCGCCGTAGGTACGGAGACCTCCGGCTCCATCATCAGTCCGGCGGCCCATAACTCCCTGGTCGGCCTTAAGCCTACCTGGGGACTGGTCAGCAACCAGGGCATTATACCGGGAATCGGCAGCCAGGACAGCGCCGGTCCAATGGCCAGAACGGTCAAAGACGCTGCACTCCTGCTTAATGTATTGGCCGGGAATGCTGACTCTTCTTCCTCTGTTATACTGGATTATTCGACAGGTCTGGAGCCGGATGCGGTAAGAAACACGCGAATCGGAATTCCGCGATTCTATTATAAAGATCTGGATAGTGAAGCTCTTAAGATTATGGAATCTGCCATATTGGTCCTGAGAGAGCTGGGGGCAGAAATTATTGACCCCGTAGAGCTCCCCTGTCAGGATGCGGAATGGAAGGCTACGATTCTGCAATATGAATTCAAGCCTGGATTGAACCGCTATCTGGGAAGCCTGCCGGAATCCGCTCCTGTGCATTCCCTGCAGGAGCTGATAGATTTCAATCAGCAGCATAGCGAACAGGCACTGAAATACGGCCAGGGAACACTGGAATGGCTGAACACCTCCGGGGATGATATTACAGAGCAGGAATATCTGGAGCAGCTGCATTCTTCCCGTTCACTAGCCGGTAGTCAGGGAATCGATTATGCCCTGGAGCATTACGGTCTGGATGCGCTCCTGTTCCCTGGAGATCACGGATGTGAAGTAGCGGCGAGAGCGGGTTATCCGCTGATTACAGTTCCTGCCGGGTACACCTACTCGGGTATTGTTGCACCAGGCGGCTATCTTACCAAGGGACCGCAGGGTATCACCTTCTGTGCTTCAGCCCATAGTGAAACTATGCTGCTAGGGATTGCTTATAGTTACGAACAAGCCACGAAGCACCGGCGGCCGCCGGTGCTGGAGCCAGGCACCTCGTCAGAATAA
- a CDS encoding helix-turn-helix transcriptional regulator has translation MSNQNRLQALSEFLKARRAAITPASAGLPEGTRRRTPGLRREEVAQLSGVSSTWYTWLEQGRDIKVSPSVLDCIAAALQLTKDERSYLFALALENGPGVADYTQEEPSVIHPSLQKILQELKTCPTIISDRHCGIVGWNEAAAHVFLDFAKLAPQQRNMISLLFERKEFRRLAVNWEQFVRGYLSIFRAYYGQYLEDRWYDEFIAEMKERHPEFYHLWEESRVSSAPDVVLEFRHAKAGKMLFHLTSLQVQGTADLRCSIYTPAGESGTEAKLKQLMELK, from the coding sequence ATGTCCAATCAGAACAGGCTTCAAGCATTATCGGAATTCCTGAAAGCAAGACGCGCGGCCATTACCCCGGCATCAGCGGGGCTCCCGGAGGGCACCAGGAGGCGGACGCCCGGGCTCCGGCGCGAGGAAGTGGCGCAGCTCTCCGGAGTAAGCAGCACCTGGTATACCTGGCTGGAGCAGGGGCGTGATATTAAGGTATCTCCATCCGTTCTTGATTGTATTGCCGCAGCACTTCAGCTGACGAAGGATGAGCGGAGTTACTTGTTCGCTCTGGCGCTGGAGAACGGACCGGGAGTAGCAGACTATACCCAAGAAGAGCCTTCGGTGATTCATCCGTCCCTGCAGAAGATATTGCAGGAGCTGAAGACCTGCCCGACCATCATCTCGGACCGGCACTGCGGCATTGTCGGCTGGAATGAGGCAGCGGCGCATGTGTTTCTTGATTTCGCCAAGCTGGCTCCGCAGCAGCGCAATATGATCTCACTGCTGTTCGAGCGCAAGGAGTTCAGGCGGCTGGCGGTGAATTGGGAGCAGTTCGTCCGGGGTTACTTATCGATCTTCCGAGCCTATTACGGGCAATACCTGGAGGACCGCTGGTACGATGAATTCATCGCGGAGATGAAGGAGCGGCATCCGGAATTCTATCATTTATGGGAAGAGAGCCGGGTCAGCTCCGCGCCGGATGTTGTACTGGAATTCCGGCATGCCAAAGCCGGCAAAATGCTGTTCCATCTCACCTCCCTCCAAGTGCAAGGTACAGCGGATCTGCGCTGCAGCATCTACACGCCAGCGGGTGAATCAGGTACAGAAGCCAAGCTGAAGCAGCTTATGGAGCTTAAGTGA
- a CDS encoding aminopeptidase → MKDFEQMLEKYAELVVKVGVNVQPGQVLMVHAPLETAELTRLIVGKAYDAGAKYVLVDWDDEAVTRIRYEKAPEESFGYYPQWHADMLEGFAEEGGAILHIKVPDPELFRGIDSAKVSTAVKAAAVARKKYQAYTRNSRISWSLIKAPTRAWADKVFADLPEEERIDAMWEAVFQMNRVNSEDPVAAWRTHIGELKQSQDRMNERRYKSLHYRAPGTDLRVELPEGHLWRGGGGENASGVYFVANMPTEEIYTMPHRTGVNGTVKSTLPLNLNGRLVDGITLTFTDGKVTAYDAESGREHLTSLLDTDEGASYLGEVALVPYDSPISRLNRVFYNTGIDENASCHFALGSAYPVNIEGGTSMTSEELLSRGANVSLTHVDFMVGSDALDIDGELADGTIEPVFRKGNWVL, encoded by the coding sequence ATGAAGGATTTTGAGCAGATGCTGGAGAAATACGCAGAGCTGGTAGTCAAGGTCGGTGTGAATGTGCAGCCGGGACAAGTGCTGATGGTTCACGCCCCGCTGGAGACAGCGGAGCTTACCCGGCTGATTGTAGGCAAGGCTTATGACGCTGGAGCGAAATACGTGCTTGTGGACTGGGACGATGAAGCGGTCACACGCATCCGTTACGAGAAGGCTCCTGAGGAATCGTTCGGGTATTATCCGCAGTGGCATGCCGATATGCTGGAGGGATTCGCTGAAGAAGGCGGAGCTATATTACATATAAAAGTGCCGGATCCGGAATTATTCCGCGGGATCGATTCGGCCAAGGTCTCCACTGCCGTTAAAGCGGCTGCGGTTGCGCGCAAGAAGTACCAGGCCTACACCCGGAACAGCAGAATCAGCTGGTCGCTGATTAAGGCGCCGACACGTGCCTGGGCGGACAAGGTGTTCGCCGATCTGCCGGAGGAAGAGCGGATCGATGCGATGTGGGAAGCAGTCTTCCAGATGAACCGTGTGAACAGCGAAGACCCGGTGGCTGCCTGGCGTACTCATATCGGCGAGTTGAAGCAGAGCCAGGACCGTATGAACGAGAGGCGCTACAAAAGCCTGCACTACCGTGCCCCTGGAACGGATCTGCGTGTCGAGCTGCCGGAAGGCCATCTGTGGCGCGGCGGCGGCGGGGAGAATGCGAGTGGCGTTTATTTTGTAGCCAATATGCCTACAGAAGAGATCTACACGATGCCCCACCGCACCGGTGTGAATGGCACCGTCAAGAGTACGCTTCCGCTGAACCTGAACGGGCGGCTCGTCGACGGAATCACACTTACCTTCACAGACGGCAAGGTTACCGCCTATGACGCTGAATCCGGCCGTGAGCATCTGACCTCCCTGCTGGATACGGATGAAGGCGCCTCCTATCTCGGAGAAGTGGCTTTGGTGCCGTATGATTCACCGATCTCCCGGCTGAACAGAGTCTTCTACAACACTGGAATTGACGAGAATGCTTCCTGTCATTTCGCGCTGGGCAGCGCCTATCCGGTGAATATTGAAGGGGGCACCTCCATGACCAGCGAGGAACTGCTATCCAGAGGGGCCAACGTCAGCCTCACACATGTTGATTTCATGGTAGGCTCCGATGCGCTAGATATTGACGGAGAACTGGCTGACGGCACGATTGAGCCGGTGTTCCGTAAGGGGAATTGGGTACTCTAG
- a CDS encoding exodeoxyribonuclease III → MKLVSWNVNGLRACVNKGFNEYFREVDADIFCVQETKLQEGQIVLDHGEEYAGYWNYALKKGYSGTAVFTRIKPLSVRYGLEQETEDEGRIITLEFMDFYLVNVYTPNAKRDLSRLDYRMEWEDRFRAYLLKLDEHKPVVVCGDLNVAHQEIDLKNARSNRGNSGFTDEERGKMTTLLAAGFVDTFRWFYPELEGAYSWWSYMPKVREKNVGWRIDYFLASERLTPRLLDAGIECNVLGSDHCPVVLHLADAAEA, encoded by the coding sequence ATGAAGCTGGTGTCCTGGAATGTGAACGGTCTGAGAGCTTGTGTGAATAAAGGGTTTAACGAGTATTTCCGGGAGGTTGACGCAGATATCTTCTGTGTACAGGAGACGAAGCTCCAGGAGGGGCAGATTGTTCTGGATCATGGGGAGGAATATGCCGGGTACTGGAACTATGCACTCAAAAAAGGATATTCGGGTACGGCTGTATTTACCAGAATCAAGCCGCTATCCGTACGATATGGACTGGAGCAGGAGACGGAGGATGAGGGGCGGATTATCACCCTGGAATTCATGGATTTCTATCTAGTGAATGTGTATACGCCGAATGCCAAGCGCGATCTGTCGAGGCTGGACTACCGGATGGAGTGGGAGGACCGGTTCCGTGCCTATTTGCTGAAGCTGGATGAGCATAAACCGGTTGTCGTGTGCGGGGATCTGAATGTGGCGCATCAGGAGATTGACCTGAAGAATGCGAGATCGAACCGGGGGAATTCAGGCTTCACCGACGAAGAACGCGGCAAAATGACCACGCTGCTCGCAGCCGGCTTCGTGGATACCTTCAGATGGTTCTATCCTGAGCTGGAGGGCGCCTACAGCTGGTGGTCCTACATGCCTAAGGTCAGAGAGAAGAATGTGGGCTGGCGGATCGATTATTTTCTCGCTTCAGAGCGCTTAACCCCGCGTCTGCTGGACGCCGGAATTGAATGTAATGTTCTTGGCAGCGATCATTGCCCGGTGGTCCTCCATCTGGCGGATGCGGCGGAAGCATAG
- a CDS encoding citrate synthase/methylcitrate synthase: protein MAKVTGLEGIVAGETAIGLVDGEKGYLVYRGYWAKELAVGKSYEEVAYLLWNGHLPDAEELAQLKAQMAVERAIPEYLCKMLDLYPASVPLMLVLQSAVAALGDEENATWPPTLKQAVRLTAMLPAIIAYRYRSLQGLAPLKSLPELGHAANYLYLLTGKLPEEAHVRAINAYMILCMEHGMNASTFAGRVVLSTESDLCAAVAGSIGAMKGPLHGGAPYEVISMLEEIGTKERAEPWLRGKLEAGEKLMGFGHRIYKTKDPRAEALQIATLTMIGKDAYFDLALHVEATAVALLEEYKPGRRLFTNVEFYAAAILKALKLAPEIFTPTFTAGRIVGWTAHLLEQSAHNRIFRPQSTYIGPMPESETV, encoded by the coding sequence ATGGCTAAAGTTACGGGATTAGAAGGCATAGTTGCCGGAGAGACAGCAATTGGATTAGTAGATGGAGAGAAAGGGTATCTGGTGTACCGCGGATATTGGGCGAAGGAGCTTGCGGTGGGCAAAAGCTATGAAGAAGTCGCTTATTTGCTCTGGAACGGACACCTGCCTGATGCGGAGGAGCTGGCGCAGCTCAAGGCGCAAATGGCAGTGGAGAGGGCGATTCCTGAATATCTCTGCAAGATGCTTGATCTGTATCCGGCTTCTGTCCCGCTGATGCTGGTATTACAAAGTGCAGTGGCTGCGCTTGGGGATGAGGAGAACGCTACCTGGCCGCCCACACTGAAGCAGGCCGTGCGGCTGACGGCAATGCTTCCGGCGATCATAGCTTACAGGTACCGCAGTCTTCAGGGCTTGGCGCCGCTGAAATCGCTTCCTGAGCTTGGCCATGCTGCGAATTATCTATATCTGCTCACAGGCAAGCTGCCGGAGGAGGCTCATGTGCGGGCGATCAACGCCTATATGATCCTCTGCATGGAGCATGGCATGAATGCCTCTACCTTCGCCGGGCGGGTGGTGCTGTCCACGGAATCGGATCTGTGTGCGGCTGTAGCCGGATCAATCGGGGCCATGAAGGGTCCGCTGCATGGCGGCGCGCCGTATGAAGTGATATCGATGCTGGAGGAGATCGGGACGAAGGAACGCGCGGAGCCTTGGCTGAGAGGGAAGCTTGAGGCCGGGGAGAAGCTGATGGGCTTCGGGCACCGGATCTACAAGACTAAGGACCCGCGGGCTGAAGCGCTGCAGATTGCGACGCTTACGATGATTGGCAAGGACGCCTACTTTGATCTTGCGCTTCATGTGGAGGCTACAGCGGTTGCGCTGCTGGAGGAATACAAGCCGGGCCGCCGCCTGTTCACCAATGTTGAGTTCTATGCTGCGGCTATTTTGAAGGCGCTTAAGCTGGCGCCGGAGATCTTCACGCCTACATTCACGGCGGGAAGAATTGTCGGCTGGACGGCCCATTTACTGGAGCAGTCAGCCCATAACCGGATTTTCCGGCCACAATCTACTTATATCGGACCTATGCCAGAATCAGAGACAGTATGA
- a CDS encoding sigma factor, which translates to MTMSGAEMKRVTAAVPLEETDWVKAVMEHSDQLYHIAYSYLGNRNDALEALQETTCRTCRRSELGRAGDVQAALFL; encoded by the coding sequence ATGACGATGTCCGGGGCAGAGATGAAGCGGGTAACTGCCGCCGTGCCGCTTGAGGAGACGGATTGGGTCAAAGCGGTGATGGAGCATAGCGACCAGCTATACCATATTGCTTACAGTTATCTGGGCAACCGCAATGACGCACTGGAAGCGCTCCAGGAGACCACTTGCCGGACCTGCCGGAGAAGTGAATTGGGGCGGGCTGGAGATGTTCAAGCGGCTCTATTCCTTTGA